In one window of Miscanthus floridulus cultivar M001 chromosome 12, ASM1932011v1, whole genome shotgun sequence DNA:
- the LOC136497549 gene encoding uncharacterized protein produces the protein MGMEAKCGGLAVAASAAVRRPLQPRDTNVAASTVVVGKAAAAPKPKAHPKAGTRPAALPSLPPPAPLFPLAVTAQCGVSVAAGVAEVSLAEELEKARERRARLRAAREQTEREMESRAEVMDRAAAEWERRAEDQRRLVSELMRLIGMPEVYTPVESLRYKSKEERKRRGAIVAHSGSTGSISIASTLQADVGAEACSDHESEVTGGDNRRDGKNNRDHL, from the exons ATGGGGATGGAGGCGAAATGCGGTGGCCTGGCCGTAGCTGCCAGCGCCGCTGTCCGGCGGCCGCTACAACCGCGGGACACCAACGTGGCGGCGTCCACGGTGGTGGTCGGGAAGGCTGCTGCTGCGCCTAAGCCCAAAGCTCATCCAAAGGCTGGGACGAGGCCGGCGGCTTTGCCTTCACTGCCGCCGCCGGCACCGCTGTTCCCGTTGGCTGTGACGGCCCAGTGCGGCGTGTCTGTTGCGGCGGGGGTGGCAGAAGTGTCGCTGGCGGAGGAGCTCGAGAAGGCTCGGGAGCGGCGCGCTCGGCTCCGCGCGGCGCGGGAGCAGACGGAACGGGAGATGGAGAGCCGCGCCGAGGTGATGGACCGAGCGGCGGCGGAGTGGGAGCGCCGCGCGGAGGATCAGCGAAGGCTCGTCTCGGAGCTCATGCGCCTCATCGGGATGCCTGAG GTGTACACACCGGTGGAATCACTGAGATACAAATCCAAGGAAGAGAGGAAGCGAAGGGGGGCCATTGTTGCTCATTCCGGTTCGACG GGTTCCATCTCGATAGCATCAACATTGCAGGCTGATGTTGGAGCAGAAGCCTGTAGTGATCATGAATCTGAGGTAACCGGAGGGGATAATAGAAGAGACGGCAAAAACAACCGAGATCACCTCTGA
- the LOC136497548 gene encoding uncharacterized protein, protein MAGAAAGAESVEKAHGLYRGGRHREALELYSAALAAARGPAQRIALHSNRAACYLKLHDFHKAAQECTSVLELDTEHAGALMLRAQTLVTLKDYQSALFDVNRLIEINPSSEVYRNLQARLKTQLSLAPIPECEEESLCLEEEKEELPQKVQKTETSIAKPDEPATELALNNKPSTGPILDRKPASEPLKAELPSALPSKPQGWEAIPKPKGHSGLDYSKWDKVEDDSSEDDDDEEEDELPQYKFKVRTVGVRSVK, encoded by the exons ATGGCAGGGGCTGCCGCGGGCGCGGAGTCGGTGGAGAAGGCGCACGGGCTCTACCGGGGCGGCCGCCACCGGGAGGCGCTGGAGCTCTACTCCGCCgcgctggcggcggcgcggggccCCGCGCAGCGCATCGCGCTCCACAGCAACCGCGCCGCCTGCTACCTCAAGCTCCACGACTTCCACAAG GCAGCACAAGAGTGTACATCTGTCCTTGAGTTGGACACGGAGCATGCTGGAGCTCTGATGTTACGTGCCCAGACTCTCGTTACTCTGAAAGATTATCAGTCGGCTCTATTTGATGTCAACAGGCTCATTGAGATAAATCCGTCGTCTGAAGTATATCGGAACCTGCAGGCACGATTGAAGACACAGCTA TCACTAGCCCCAATTCCTGAGTGTGAAGAGGAGTCTCTTTGTCTtgaagaagaaaaggaagaactTCCTCAAAAAGTTCAGAAGACTGAGACTTCTATCGCTAAGCCCGACGAACCTGCAACTGAACTGGCTCTCAATAACAAACCTTCAACTGGACCGATTCTCGATAGAAAACCTGCAAGTGAACCTCTAAAGGCTGAGCTTCCATCCGCTCTGCCTTCAAAACCCCAGGGTTGGGAGGCCATCCCAAAACCAAAGGGCCATTCAGGGCTTGATTACTCAAAATGGGACAAAGTTGAAGacgattcaagtgaagatgacgacgatgaagaagaagatgagctgcCACAGTACAAGTTTAAAGTCAGAACTGTTGGTGTGCGGTCTGTAAAGTGA